CGAGGCCGCATTCGCATTCGCCCCCCGCTTCAGTAATAGCTCCACCTGTCCCACATCGCCCTGCGCCGCAGCCAGCATCAGCGGCGTCGTCCCGCTCGCCGAGGCTAGGTTCACCTTCGCGCCATGGCTGGTGAGCAGCTGCGCGCAGGTATAGCAGTGCGATTGCGCCGCGAGCATGAGCGGAGTCCATGCGGAAGTATCGCGCGCGTTCGGGTTTGCGCCGGCGTCGAGCAGCATCTGCGCGACCGCGGGATGCTCCTGCGCGCACGCATGGTGCAGCGCCGTCCAGCCGCGACGGTCAGCCAGCTCCAGATCTTTCTTGGTGAGGTGCGTGACGTCAGGGTCGAGCAGTTGATTCATCGCGTCCTGGTCGCCTTGGGCGGCGGCGAACATCCACACGGAATGCCCTTCGCGGTCGCGCAGGCGCGGATCCGCGCCGCGCTCCAGCAACAGCTTCACCGCCTCCGGCTTGCCCTCGAGTGAGGCGATGGTCAGCGCCGTCCAACCATTTACGTCGGTAGCGTTGACATTGGCTTTGGCGTCGAGCAGCAGCGGCATGA
This window of the Acidobacteriota bacterium genome carries:
- a CDS encoding ankyrin repeat domain-containing protein; protein product: ALLAAVEDDDVSRAQALLAKKADPNASDKHNVSALMMAVESADAEMVKLLLAAPADVNAGDQSGTTALMTAAEFGDADLMPLLLDAKANVNATDVNGWTALTIASLEGKPEAVKLLLERGADPRLRDREGHSVWMFAAAQGDQDAMNQLLDPDVTHLTKKDLELADRRGWTALHHACAQEHPAVAQMLLDAGANPNARDTSAWTPLMLAAQSHCYTCAQLLTSHGAKVNLASASGTTPLMLAAAQGDVGQVELLLKRGANANAASRQKNTALLEAAARGFVEVAQKLLAAGADPNVRTARGETALRRATSKTAAGNPDSPMIQLLKQAGAK